In a genomic window of Occallatibacter riparius:
- a CDS encoding bestrophin-like domain has translation MSQIMNYPVILSVLTLVLLSGFAWLGSAVRRRRKGDEDLEKDEYTVVLGATLTLLGLLIGFSFSMAISRYDQRKDYEEEEANAIGTEYQRADLMPDAAKAVVQAQLVRYLDLRIQRYQAHASVDVTDLANKTAQLQNEMWSTVSKAAVAQRDPISAVVVTGMNDVINRQGYTQAARWKRIPLPAWALMIVIALFSNFLIGYGEKRAQAFTLLVVPLAIAASFLLIADVDSPQGGLIRIAPQNMMTLADSLKPK, from the coding sequence ATGAGCCAGATTATGAACTATCCCGTGATTCTGTCTGTTTTGACTTTGGTGTTGCTGTCCGGTTTTGCGTGGCTTGGATCGGCGGTTCGCAGGAGACGCAAGGGCGACGAGGACCTGGAGAAGGACGAGTACACCGTGGTTCTGGGTGCGACGCTCACGCTGCTTGGACTGCTGATTGGGTTCAGCTTTTCGATGGCAATCAGCCGCTACGATCAGCGGAAGGACTACGAAGAAGAAGAGGCAAATGCGATCGGGACCGAGTATCAGCGGGCCGACCTGATGCCGGACGCGGCGAAGGCGGTGGTGCAAGCGCAGCTTGTGCGGTATCTCGATTTGCGAATCCAGCGCTACCAGGCGCATGCCTCCGTGGACGTTACGGATCTCGCGAACAAGACTGCGCAGCTTCAAAACGAGATGTGGAGTACGGTAAGCAAAGCCGCCGTTGCGCAGCGGGATCCGATTTCGGCGGTCGTGGTTACTGGGATGAACGATGTGATCAATCGGCAGGGATACACGCAGGCGGCGCGGTGGAAGCGCATCCCTCTGCCGGCGTGGGCGCTCATGATTGTGATTGCGTTGTTCAGCAATTTCCTGATTGGCTACGGGGAGAAGAGGGCCCAGGCGTTCACGCTGCTGGTGGTGCCGCTGGCGATTGCGGCGTCGTTCCTGCTGATCGCTGACGTGGACAGCCCGCAGGGCGGGCTGATACGGATTGCGCCGCAGAACATGATGACGCTGGCTGACTCGCTGAAGCCGAAGTAG
- a CDS encoding dUTP diphosphatase: MLRVKLLDPSALPPIVAHPGEDLGYDVFGLDSVMLASRQTVRLRTGIAVEARHPQTGAPLGLLVRDRSSMAARGLACTGGVIDAGYRGEILIVMTNLGDAPIELKAGEKIAQMVPVPVLTGAVEQVENLEDSARAEKGFGSSGR; this comes from the coding sequence ATGCTCCGCGTGAAACTGCTGGACCCCAGCGCACTGCCGCCTATCGTGGCTCACCCGGGTGAAGACCTCGGCTACGACGTCTTCGGACTCGACTCTGTAATGCTGGCATCGCGCCAGACCGTTCGCCTACGCACCGGCATCGCCGTCGAGGCACGCCATCCCCAAACCGGCGCCCCGCTCGGCCTCCTGGTTCGCGATCGCTCGTCCATGGCCGCCCGCGGCCTGGCCTGCACCGGCGGCGTTATCGACGCCGGATACCGCGGTGAGATCCTCATCGTCATGACCAACCTCGGCGACGCCCCCATCGAACTCAAAGCCGGCGAGAAAATCGCCCAGATGGTTCCCGTCCCCGTCCTCACTGGCGCCGTCGAGCAGGTCGAAAACCTCGAAGACTCCGCCCGCGCCGAAAAAGGTTTCGGAAGTTCGGGCAGATAG
- a CDS encoding DoxX family membrane protein, producing the protein MKQAATVCRYLLGLVLVVFGSNHLVTWMPNPTQTGIAQEFTHAMTASHWMFVVGLCEVIPGILLLVNLFVPLALAILGPVIFNILLAGFLIAPMGLPAGFIVTILWLVIFWRYRASFAGIFKARPVLP; encoded by the coding sequence TTGAAGCAAGCAGCGACTGTATGCCGTTATTTGCTGGGGTTGGTCCTGGTGGTGTTCGGCTCCAATCACTTAGTGACATGGATGCCGAATCCCACACAGACGGGAATTGCCCAGGAATTCACGCACGCTATGACCGCTTCGCATTGGATGTTTGTGGTTGGTTTGTGCGAGGTGATTCCGGGGATTCTGCTGTTGGTCAATTTGTTTGTGCCACTGGCGCTCGCGATTCTGGGTCCGGTCATCTTTAATATTCTGCTGGCGGGGTTCTTGATCGCTCCCATGGGCCTGCCGGCCGGATTCATTGTGACCATCTTGTGGCTGGTGATCTTCTGGCGCTATCGCGCATCGTTTGCAGGAATCTTCAAAGCACGGCCCGTGCTTCCATAA